The window cagccattcgccactaagtggcggtgacgtcaccacaatGCTTGTGGCATGTAGGGTTGCAACGATATGAGATTTTAACGGTATGATAacggtctcagaaaatatcaaggtatacggtattacacaattagccTACTATTATCAGTGagaacagaagggttattttatttatctatttatttttgagcaaacactttattataattgaaacttgaaaccctttattttattatgtgaaataagaaagctaacagaattataataaacgattataaacatgataaaacatagcatgtaactataacatgttatttaactaaagcatgttagtttacatgttagtatactaaatgaaaaatagtaaaaagtaatgtcctatgattattaacagttaacatatactgctcctgtctgtaacttgaactcagtggttctcaactggttttgcttcaggacagattttacattggaaatcaagtgtcgacgtgccatagattaaacataacctgtatttaatgtattctgggttgcatttccttttatgttacatagttttgttcatggttttccagtacaaggacatgcatcaagttacattatttttgttgatgatgtcaacaacaaaatctacaggaagttttctctcccccttttaaaaattgaagagcatatttacttatatgagaccattattatcccatttgttacctaatattacatatttatacacgttacacagaaggaaaggctcctcattaccatggttaggtcagtcttaaataatagtaataataaactaatgtatttatgaaaaataaatactagctgaaacacatcttgaatctttaactacaactgccattgttgatataaaatgagatctaatagattctacctttaaattaattaataagaaactttaacattttgtcaaaatataatagttacttttactcatgtaaaatcctgaaacaaatttgtaaaggtgatggtgtttaattttgtatttattaatgtttttggcGCAaaacacagtgttgctcttttcctcctcaatgctgtttggcatgtcagggctgctactgtttgagaggttagAATTGACAATCTccataacactttaaactagaaaactctcactagaattgaaactggtcacatcagttttgatgtctgcgctccgctggtaccagtcagtggtaagtccactcagctccataTCCTCCTGCACCACACCActccagccccccccccccccaaaccggccaaacaaaagctgtttaggcatgcggtggcggCCGGAGGAGCCCACTGAAGGGACCCCGTCCAGATCATTCaaggatttgtgagctcctcacacaaccCAGCCTGGCCAAACCCAGGATGGACCGCAGGCACACCAGCCATGCTCCATCAATGGGGCCCATGCCTCAccagcatagagaagggagggaatgacagcGGCCGTGAAGACCCGAAGCTTCGTGTGGAGTGACAGACCTGGTAGCTTCCACATAGCGTTTCCCAACCAAttaaaagataatgccgctcaactgattcggagtgagatcTCTGATGTCAAACCAGAGCCAGTCATGAGCACACTGCCCAGATATGGGAAACtatccactctctccacaaccgCTCCATCACCAATTGGAAGCTGGTGGGGGTGGAGTGTCCAATGGCACAAAGTACCCAGGCAGATGCTTAGTTTTGGTGGGGCTGACGGTAAGGCCCCACCTCTTAGTGGCAAGTTCCAGGTTCAGCAGCAGCACCCACAACTCCTCCCCCGAGTTAGCAGCAACTACCGAAGGCATGAAGAActacccagagcccaggcctacttatggtatcataggccttgaccaggtcaataaagcagagatgtaggtctttttggaattccctacacctctgctgtagcaggcGGACAGAAACGGAGGTCCGGACCGTGCACCCAAAGCAGCCACTGCAGCTGCATGGGCCACAGTCCCAAACCCAACCCATTCACCCCGACACCTGCAGGACCGGGGGACGATGCCAAACCCAGTCGCAGGCAATGATGAATTTCTCGTCTGCAGCTTTCATCAGTTAGCTGAGACCATGCCACTAAGGGCTTGAATGGGGACCTGGGTGTACACCCACCACCAGAGTGGAAGAATGGGAGGtgcatcttacagatgacaagtcgaaGGCTTGAGGCCAGACCAGCTCCAATGCAGGTCCTGTGCCAAGGACATGTGCCCGCAGCTGCTGCTCCGtcactacaggtgaaactcgaaaaattagaatatcgtgcaaaagttcattaatttcagtaattcaacttaaaaggtgaaactaatatattatatagactcattacaagcaaagtaagatatttcaagcctttatttgatataattttgatgattatggcttacagcttataaaaaccccaaattcagaatctcagaaaatttgaatattacatgaaatcaattaaaaaaaaagattttaaatacagaaatgtcggccctctgaaaagtataatcatgcatatgtactcagtacagtacagtaaaaaaagagccctttttgcattaattaccgcctcagtgcggcgtggcatggatgctatcagcctgtggcactgctgaggtgttatggaagaccaagatgcttcaatagcggccttcagctcttctgcattgtttggtctcatgtctctcatctttctcttggcaatgccccatagattctctatggggttcaggtcaggcgagtttgctggccaatcaagcacagtaataccatggtcattgaaccaggttttggtacttttggcagtgtgggcaggtgccaagtcctgctggaaaatgaagtcagcatctccataaagcttgtctgctgaaggaaacatgaagtgctctaaaatgtcccggtaggcggctgcgttgactctggacttaataaagcacagtggaccaacaccagccgatgacatggctccccaaaccaacacagactgtggaaacttcacactggacttcaagcatcttggattgtgtgcctctccattcttcctccagactctgggaccttggtttccaaatgagatgcaaaatttgctctcatcagaaaagaggactttggaccactgagcaacagaccagttcttttttctttagcccaggtaagacgtttgacattctgaagcccatgtccaggacccgtctgtgtgtggtggctcttgatgcagtaactccagcctcagtccactccttgtgaagctccccacacatttgaatggccttttcctgacaatcctctccaggctacggtcatccctgctgcttgtgcacctttttcttccacacttttcccttccatttaactttctattaatgtgctttgatacagcactttgagaacatccaacttcttttgcaattaccttttgaggcttgccctccttgtggagggtgtcattgatggttttctgcacaactgtcaggtcagcagtcttccccatgactgtgaattcaactgaaccagactgagagaccatttaaaggctcaggaaccctttgcaggtgtttagctgattagagtgtgacactttgagcctacaatactgaaccttttgcacgatattctaatttttcgagtttcacctgtatgtagtccagcagatgttcttgcttgcaTCCATGATGTGGTGTGGATGCGCATATGCCGGAACAGCttgttggtaattacaagcccatgggctgcacaaaaatctagcacCCTCATTGGGTTGTTATCTTCCGCAGTAAGCGTTCTAACATTCCACGTggttttttgttgtttctggaggagcccGAGGGTAAGAATTCAGTCTCCTGGCTCCACCAAATGGGGtttggcaaggagacttcatagaCGCCTGTCCCCCCGGGGCCTCAAGCACAAGCTTAAATAGGTCTTTACATTGTAGTTTAATGGTAGTTAATTTAAAAGGTGGAGGGGTTACCAGCCCCTCGCACCCAtccagagcccccatttggcTGCTGTGGTGGTTACAAATGCCATGAGGAGGAAAGGACAATCTGTATTGGACCTCCCCCCGCAGCATTGTCCATGACCGCATTTCCTGTCCGGCGCCACAAGGAGGTAGATGGTTGTTTGCCGAACAAACAAccctgacagacacacacacacacacagtcagactgattgtggcagggcggggttgtgattacacacccggtcccttatcaagctaaataagcctcagagagggataaaggctgatgacagacggtggtgcggcaagagagagatagtttacagacatgtctgcTGTGTGtggtgttgtcttttaagtttattatttatattcacaagccggttctcgctcctttccattgaactacattacactggtgccgaagccaggaaaggaggagggatgcccgtcgcagagtcctcgacattGCCGTCCACCCCATCATTCTTTTAAGTCCCTTAAAagatatcaatgaaataaatatcctgagatatctcaccggtctgaCAGCTGTAGAATTTGTAAAccgtaaacaaaaatgtgtatgtatacattgacacttttcacctgtcaatcattttgctcggttctcatgttgtatttgaagtggatcattgaggctgTGATTCATGTTTGTCAGTTTGAgggtgctattgtgccactgttgaatttgacagccgcAGGAACAAATCAGTAGACCTTTTTCCAGACTGCGATGACGAGTTTACGCTTTTAACGTAAATctagcaaaaataattttaaaaaataaaatttttacatgTGCAAATtgtaacattatgctttgttatATTACTCTGGTATtatgaattaccacagctgcgagggggtttgtattacagctgctgaggaaGACTGTAAACTtagcatcttctcccatctgacagTCTTAATTCACAGTTCTCCATTTCCCCcccttctggaaagtcattcaaatgaaagtattttatttttttttccccttttggtcttggagcaagtgaaaataatatttgcagtgatctcccattcaccactgtcaaaagtttacttccacattccaaaACCCAGAGTGGGAAAAATGGTctatgctgctcttttgcttggTATTGTCTCAAATTATCTTTGGATggcagggttttggaatgagtGGGCATTGccaattcaacagctcagtcatGTGAGCGCTTTAGAATGCTTAAAAACAATAATGGCTTATTGTAGCACTGTGCCCAATAATCTAATAATCAATAAAGCTGATTAAAGGCAAACTCAACATACAAATCACATGGTACGGAAACTGTTGTAACCTCTTGGATGGTGTACACACAAGCAAACATGCCGCAGCAGAGCAAATGCCAAACATGGAGCTCTTGAGAGCACCTTCTTTGGGATGACATTATTTAAATTGAAGATGCCTTCACGAAACAGAATTTTAGCTCAggggacaaaaaacaaacatgtataaAATGAGTTTATTTCCATTGCATTCAAGTTTACATATGTACACTGGCAGTGAACATGCACAACTACTGAAAATAAAGCTCATTTACAGcaaggaaaataaaaattaaaacaaggtGCACTTTTGTTCTACTGggcaaagcttaaaaaaaaaaaaaatctaaatgagtcAATTcagctttcttctgtggaatcaTCCTTATCTGGCACATCATGGTCAGATGTCTGTTCTGGGCACAGTTTCACAATTTCTTGGCCCTTATAATCTTGCTCATCTCGTTGTTCATCATCTTCATGCTCAAAGGCCATCTCTCGCAGCTCCTCTAGATTGTCCGGACATTTACCAGTTAATCTCTAAAAAAGTAAAAGGAAGAATTTAGGCCAGGGCAGTAAGCACCATAGATATGCCAATCACCAATATATCCATTAGTGGTCAATCTATTTGTTGTCTTACTTCAATCATGTCGGCCATGTGCTGTACATGCTGTGCAAGCTCCAATAACTCCTCGTTCTCACTCTTAAGCTGAGCAATCTGTTCATCTTTGGCTTCAATGTCTTTGTGCAACTAATTTTGAAACAAATTCAGACTAGTGAACGTCAGTGCACCACCTCtgttaaacaatatatattttttgtgttaaataaaaatgtttcaaattaGGAGAGGTAACTCTTAACAAGGCTGAAGACTGATTCAGCACCCCTGTCAAGGGAGGGGAAGAAGGATGGCTAAACATTAGCAGTCACCTTTTAGTGATAAACTCACCTTTTCATTCTCCTGGAGAACACTGAACAGGGCTTTTCGCCTCTCCTCTGCTACCTCTTTCCAGTATGAGGAGCCAGGAGTTTCTGGAGAGAACACAGAAGTCAAGAAATTTGCATAATGTTACAAAACTAAATTCCCATTAAAAGAACATCCCATTTCTATCCAGCTTTAAATATCAAATCacaattagggctgggacaacgtcgacgcaaaatatgcacgtcgattcgtcggacccaaaacaaagacgGCGGCGCCGGCGTGTAGTagtaacacgagtggctcctcagactatcagaagtgcaaggcggcatgcactcgttcctctaaagtatgggaattctttaatttaaaaggaaacaattccgtgatatgtcgtctttgcaaaatggagatggccttccattctagcaccacggcaatgcaccagcatctgaagaggcgccacccggttgcagctgcagatgacagagcaccgtaagtctttttttttcccccctcaactccccactcgatgttggagtaggctataatacgttgtcgacacctaaaggtttcacttatagctattaataatgcgcttatagctatgaatgtcgtgaaaaattcATCGAGGACAcggacaacgcgctgacagacaggaccaagcaggtaacatttaataataaaatctcaactttcaaatttggtcattcaaagaaaattaaaccataaataggcctactattttgtggctctttaatgtgtcgtgacagattgcctcagttaaagctgctcgtgaaccgatcatcttttccttggttaatttatagcatcaaataggctaaacatgaatgtagcctacatcagaaggactgttgttttaaccgcagaaagatgtcagtacagtagcctacaatccattattcaaatccaccgacgttaatcttctctcctgactactttgttggacaaaaatggcgtattatgattgatcgatcagatcgccagtcaaacaaactcccggcaaatgtttttttttttttacattttatacacccccacccccgatgaaaccggtattgtcacaagtcgattaatcgaaatggaaaaaaaaaaataaataatcattagattaatagtttaaaaaataatcgtttatcccagccctaatcacAATAATGCATACCTAATCAATTCCTCTGAACTGTACACCTGTGATAGTTACCTTTGATCATGAGCTCATAAGCTTCTTGAGTGATCCCTTCAGGGTAGTTGTCATTTTCTAGATGTGTGGAATTTACAGCCACCTCTGCTTTGACTCTCTTTGAGCCCTTCTCTTGCTCAGCGCTCCACATCTTCCTTTTGGGAACTGCTTTGCCATTCTAAAAACAGAGAACAAGAGACTATTAACAAAGAAAACgtgctgtgaaaaattatttgccccaTTCGGATCTCTTTTTTTGCCTCTCATTCTGaagtttcaaaaattcaaacaaaatcgaaGAAAACGTAAAAGGCAATTCGAGCAAACTCAAAcagtttataaaatgttattgaaattataaaataaaccCCAAACACCtatgaaaaacgaactgcccccttaaactttaTAGCTTGGGTTGCCGCATTTAGcagcaaccaaatgcttccgataactggatcagtctttcacaacgctgtggtggaatttggTCCCACTCTTCTTTGAAGAACTGCAttagttcagccacactggaggGCTTTCGAGCATGaacccatttaaggtcctgccacagcatttcaatcaggttcaagtcaggactttgactaggttACTCCAAAACTtgaattttgcttcttttgaaccattcagaggtggacttcaCTCTTATGGATCATCGTCTTGCTGCTTAATCCTGTTGTGCTAGAGCTttaactcacagactgatgaccggacattctcctttaggattttctggtggaGAGTAGAATTCAGGTTTCCTCAATTATTGCAAATTGCCCTGGCCCTGaggcagcaaagcatccccacaacatcacactaccaccacttttgactgtaggtatgatgttctttttgtggaaatctgggtttgatttatgccagatgtaatgggaccTGGTCTTTCAAATGGTTCCACTACAACTTAATCATCGATTAAGTTTTAGCAAAGTTCAGATGAGCCTTAAAAGTTCtttctgggttagc of the Xyrauchen texanus isolate HMW12.3.18 chromosome 10, RBS_HiC_50CHRs, whole genome shotgun sequence genome contains:
- the gmnn gene encoding geminin, which produces MSSIRRIKHAENPSENIKKFFVAPTSGTGSGRRTLKVLQPSAVNKNLGRIVQNGKAVPKRKMWSAEQEKGSKRVKAEVAVNSTHLENDNYPEGITQEAYELMIKETPGSSYWKEVAEERRKALFSVLQENEKLHKDIEAKDEQIAQLKSENEELLELAQHVQHMADMIERLTGKCPDNLEELREMAFEHEDDEQRDEQDYKGQEIVKLCPEQTSDHDVPDKDDSTEES